Proteins found in one Clostridium kluyveri DSM 555 genomic segment:
- the cbiG gene encoding cobalt-precorrin 5A hydrolase, with protein sequence MNVALISLNKYGDVIGKKIGDFIPIHIFSKNKIENFNIVKLTEKLMKDYDAIIFVSSTGIAVRAIAPFIKNKSEDPAIIVVDILGKYVISLLSGHLGGANELSKKIAKIINAEDIITTATDNLNLKAPDIIAKENNLIIDNMGDAKCISALMVNGENIIFEDEENLIHTPRGYGDNLETASGVVYVTNKLNYFNTYGKMAVLKLIRKNVIIGVGCRKDYSIEAMQNTVREKLKEYNIDERAVKIVTSCNIKSEEKAIIELGKFFGAQFKTFSREDIKSIEHKYKGSKFVEGHIGVKAVCEPCVELSGGKILVNKLNLSGMTLCIGKEIYNAR encoded by the coding sequence ATGAATGTGGCACTAATTAGTTTAAATAAATATGGAGATGTAATTGGCAAGAAGATAGGGGATTTTATTCCCATACATATATTTTCTAAAAACAAAATTGAAAATTTTAATATTGTAAAACTTACAGAGAAACTTATGAAAGATTATGATGCCATAATTTTTGTATCCTCCACAGGTATAGCGGTTAGAGCTATTGCACCTTTTATAAAAAATAAGTCTGAGGATCCTGCCATTATTGTAGTGGATATACTGGGTAAATATGTTATAAGCCTTTTAAGTGGACATTTAGGCGGTGCCAATGAACTTTCAAAAAAAATAGCTAAAATAATAAATGCAGAGGACATAATCACCACTGCAACGGACAACTTAAATTTAAAGGCACCGGATATTATTGCAAAGGAAAATAATCTTATAATAGATAATATGGGTGATGCAAAGTGCATTTCAGCCCTTATGGTAAATGGTGAAAATATTATTTTTGAAGATGAGGAAAATCTTATTCATACTCCAAGAGGCTATGGAGACAACTTAGAAACTGCCAGTGGAGTTGTGTATGTAACAAATAAATTAAACTATTTTAATACTTACGGCAAAATGGCTGTGCTTAAGCTTATAAGAAAAAATGTAATTATTGGAGTTGGCTGCAGAAAAGATTATTCAATTGAAGCTATGCAAAATACAGTAAGAGAAAAACTTAAAGAATACAATATAGATGAAAGAGCTGTTAAAATAGTTACATCCTGTAACATTAAAAGTGAAGAAAAGGCCATTATAGAACTGGGGAAATTTTTTGGGGCACAGTTTAAAACTTTCAGCAGGGAAGATATAAAATCCATTGAGCATAAATATAAAGGGAGTAAATTTGTAGAGGGTCATATTGGTGTAAAAGCAGTATGTGAACCTTGTGTTGAACTTTCAGGGGGTAAAATTTTGGTTAACAAACTTAATTTATCGGGAATGACTTTATGTATAGGAAAGGAAATATATAATGCACGATGA
- a CDS encoding pyridoxal phosphate-dependent aminotransferase, which yields MIHGGDIYTEGVFKGKKLLDYSSNINPLGIPKVFLKNIKEALENMIVYPDIQYRNLIKYIKEYIGCENVDVLLGNGASELIDLSISLFKSILIIVPSYGEYEIDAKRWNCRIEFSYLSSQMEIDYDDIMNKMGKVDSIIIGNPNNPNGGVIDKKKFQPILDFCEKNDKVIILDETFIEFTGKNEFSFMDKIEKYKSIFIIKAMTKFFAMPGIRFGYGITKNSSIVDGIKNRQNPWNINCFAEIAAKYCLSDLDYINESVVLVNREIQFMTEELKKIYFIEKVFPTCANFVLCKVRNVNEQQVYDYCINRGIIIRKAGNFKGLDKNFIRFAIKDRISNEKLLTVLRHFQRNSYPVC from the coding sequence ATGATTCATGGAGGAGATATTTACACGGAGGGAGTTTTCAAAGGGAAAAAATTATTGGATTATAGTTCTAATATTAATCCACTTGGAATTCCTAAAGTTTTTTTGAAAAATATAAAGGAAGCTTTAGAAAATATGATAGTTTATCCCGATATTCAATATAGGAATCTAATAAAATATATAAAAGAATATATTGGATGTGAAAATGTAGACGTCCTTTTAGGTAATGGTGCCTCTGAACTCATTGATCTATCTATAAGTCTATTTAAAAGCATACTTATTATTGTTCCTTCCTATGGAGAGTATGAGATAGATGCAAAGAGATGGAATTGCAGGATTGAGTTTTCTTATTTATCTTCTCAGATGGAAATCGATTATGATGATATAATGAATAAAATGGGGAAAGTGGATTCAATTATAATTGGAAATCCTAATAATCCAAATGGAGGGGTAATTGACAAGAAAAAATTTCAACCCATATTGGATTTTTGCGAAAAGAATGATAAGGTAATTATTTTAGATGAAACCTTTATTGAGTTTACAGGAAAAAACGAATTTAGTTTTATGGATAAAATAGAAAAGTATAAAAGTATCTTTATAATAAAAGCAATGACTAAATTTTTTGCTATGCCGGGTATAAGGTTTGGATATGGTATAACTAAAAACAGCAGTATTGTAGATGGAATAAAGAATAGACAAAATCCATGGAATATTAACTGTTTTGCAGAAATAGCCGCCAAATATTGTTTAAGTGATTTAGATTATATTAATGAATCTGTTGTGTTAGTTAATAGGGAGATACAATTCATGACAGAAGAACTTAAAAAAATATATTTTATAGAAAAAGTATTTCCAACCTGTGCAAATTTTGTATTATGTAAAGTAAGAAATGTAAATGAACAGCAGGTATATGATTATTGTATAAATAGAGGAATAATCATAAGAAAAGCTGGTAATTTTAAAGGACTTGATAAAAATTTTATAAGATTTGCAATAAAAGACAGAATTTCCAATGAAAAATTGTTAACTGTTCTAAGACATTTTCAGAGGAATAGTTATCCTGTATGCTAG
- a CDS encoding cob(I)yrinic acid a,c-diamide adenosyltransferase: MGKLKKGFIQIYTGDGKGKTTAALGLALRAAGNNYRVCMVQFLKTSRTGEIESAKKLEGNFKIYRFEKKKGFFWTLNDCEKEELKKEVKKVYEFCLKALENNTCDILIMDEVMAILSNRLLSVEEIIKLIDKKPDNMELILTGRNVPEEILQKADLVTEMKNIKHYMDKGILAREGIEY; the protein is encoded by the coding sequence ATGGGTAAATTAAAAAAAGGCTTTATCCAAATATATACAGGAGATGGAAAGGGTAAGACTACAGCAGCTCTGGGATTGGCATTGAGAGCTGCAGGAAATAATTATAGGGTATGCATGGTTCAATTCCTTAAGACATCTAGAACAGGTGAGATTGAAAGTGCAAAAAAGCTGGAAGGTAATTTTAAAATATATAGGTTTGAAAAGAAAAAGGGCTTTTTTTGGACATTAAATGACTGTGAAAAAGAGGAGTTAAAGAAGGAAGTGAAAAAAGTTTATGAATTTTGTTTAAAAGCTCTTGAAAATAATACCTGTGATATTTTAATAATGGATGAAGTTATGGCTATACTTTCAAATAGACTTCTTTCTGTAGAAGAAATTATCAAGCTTATAGATAAGAAACCAGATAATATGGAACTTATATTGACTGGAAGAAATGTACCGGAGGAAATTTTACAAAAAGCAGATCTTGTAACAGAAATGAAAAATATAAAACACTATATGGATAAGGGTATACTGGCAAGAGAAGGTATAGAATATTAA
- the hemB gene encoding porphobilinogen synthase, whose protein sequence is MFKRYRRLRKNYAIRSMVRETVLNEEDFVYPLFIVEGNNIKKEIKSLPGNFHWSVDRLDELVEDIVRAGVKGVIIFGIPNYKDDVGSGAYDDEGIVQKAVREIKRIAPDIWVITDVCMCEYTSHGHCGIVIDNSVDNDETLKYIAKIALSHAQSGADMVAPSDMMDGRVGAIRSILDENGYKDVSIMAYSAKYASAFYGPFREAADCCPEFGDRKSYQMDPANSREAMLEIQEDIDEGADIVMIKPALPYLDIIKMTRDKFDNPIAAYSVSGEFAMIKAAAALGVIDEKAIVLESLTSIKRAGADIIITYHAIDVARWIRRD, encoded by the coding sequence ATGTTTAAAAGATATAGAAGACTTAGGAAAAATTATGCAATAAGGAGTATGGTAAGGGAAACAGTATTAAATGAAGAAGATTTTGTTTATCCTTTGTTTATTGTAGAAGGAAATAATATAAAGAAAGAAATAAAATCTCTTCCTGGAAATTTTCATTGGTCTGTGGATAGGCTTGACGAATTGGTGGAGGATATAGTCAGAGCAGGAGTAAAAGGTGTAATCATTTTTGGAATTCCAAATTATAAAGATGATGTAGGCAGCGGAGCCTATGATGATGAAGGTATAGTTCAAAAAGCAGTGCGTGAAATAAAGAGAATTGCACCGGATATTTGGGTTATTACAGATGTTTGTATGTGTGAATATACTAGCCATGGACACTGCGGCATAGTAATAGATAATTCTGTAGATAATGATGAAACATTAAAGTATATAGCTAAAATAGCTCTTTCCCATGCACAGTCAGGAGCTGATATGGTGGCACCTTCTGATATGATGGATGGAAGAGTAGGGGCAATCAGAAGTATTTTAGATGAAAATGGCTACAAAGATGTAAGTATTATGGCCTATAGTGCCAAGTATGCATCTGCTTTTTATGGACCTTTTAGGGAAGCTGCAGATTGCTGCCCTGAATTTGGAGATAGAAAGAGCTATCAGATGGATCCTGCAAATAGCAGAGAAGCTATGCTGGAAATTCAGGAGGATATTGATGAGGGAGCGGATATAGTTATGATAAAGCCTGCCCTACCTTACCTGGATATAATAAAAATGACAAGAGATAAATTTGATAATCCTATAGCGGCATATAGTGTAAGTGGAGAATTTGCCATGATTAAAGCTGCAGCAGCCCTTGGAGTTATAGATGAAAAAGCCATAGTACTTGAGAGCCTTACATCCATTAAAAGAGCGGGAGCAGATATAATAATAACTTATCATGCAATAGACGTAGCAAGGTGGATTAGAAGAGATTGA
- the hemC gene encoding hydroxymethylbilane synthase, with the protein MSFRIATRKSKLALVQTDYVIDLLALKFKMQCEKVLIRTEGDRKLDVSLDKIGGKGVFVKDIEKALIEKRAQAAVHSMKDMPNELLDLFEIIAMPVREDVRDVFISPEGIKFLDLPKGAVIGTSSIRRAVQIKNLRHDIEIVPIRGNIETRVRKMKEEKLDGIVLAAAGVKRLGMSEIITEYFNPFEFIPAVGQGAIGVEILKNSEYASTLGKIDNEDIRMGVEAERSFLKKLQGDCHTPVGAYSVIEGEILNITGIFQVGNKLIKKDVCGDKWDYIALGESLGEKIISG; encoded by the coding sequence TTGAGTTTTAGAATTGCTACAAGGAAAAGTAAATTAGCATTAGTACAAACGGACTATGTAATAGACTTATTGGCTTTAAAATTTAAGATGCAGTGTGAGAAAGTTTTGATAAGAACTGAAGGAGATAGAAAACTTGATGTATCTTTAGATAAAATTGGAGGAAAAGGCGTTTTTGTAAAGGATATTGAAAAAGCTTTGATAGAAAAACGTGCCCAGGCAGCAGTACACAGTATGAAAGACATGCCAAATGAATTACTGGACTTGTTTGAAATAATTGCAATGCCTGTGAGGGAAGATGTAAGAGATGTTTTTATATCCCCTGAAGGTATAAAATTTTTAGATCTTCCCAAGGGAGCCGTAATAGGTACCAGCAGCATAAGAAGGGCAGTTCAGATAAAAAATTTAAGACATGATATAGAAATAGTTCCTATAAGGGGAAATATAGAAACAAGAGTGAGAAAAATGAAGGAAGAAAAATTGGATGGTATAGTTCTCGCGGCAGCTGGAGTTAAAAGGCTGGGTATGTCAGAAATTATAACAGAATATTTTAATCCTTTTGAATTTATTCCTGCAGTGGGCCAGGGGGCTATAGGAGTAGAAATTCTAAAAAATAGTGAATATGCAAGTACTCTAGGGAAAATTGATAATGAAGACATAAGAATGGGTGTTGAAGCAGAAAGGAGCTTTTTAAAAAAGCTTCAAGGTGACTGCCACACTCCAGTGGGAGCGTATTCCGTAATTGAAGGTGAAATTCTCAATATAACTGGTATTTTTCAAGTGGGTAATAAACTCATAAAAAAAGATGTATGTGGCGATAAATGGGATTATATTGCACTGGGAGAGAGTTTGGGAGAAAAGATTATAAGTGGTTAA
- a CDS encoding S8 family serine peptidase: MKRYIIKFKTSSTDKNKLISKYDEDFKHQFNNFNAATAEMTPQDISKLKQDSAVDYVEEDYIVKMSTVSSVKSSTSVTNWGIDDINASQAWASGLTGEDIKIAIIDSGIASHSNLTIAGGKNVISDSSSTSYTDENGHGTHVAGIIAAQGLNGGVKGVAPDASIYAVKALDSDGEGYTSDIISGIDWAIQNDMDIISMSLGSDESSTALKNAIDTAYNDGILIVAAAGNDGNTRGTGTNIEYPANYSSVIAVGAVNSNNTRASFSSTGSKLEVSAPGVDIVSTYLNNGYEKMSGTSMSTPFVTGDLALLKQKYPSYTNVQLRQLLDSNIIDPGISGKDSLYGYGLITAPTSTTTTTISTPTASIAAGTYTSSQTVSLSDTTSGVSIYYTLDGTTPTKIPKPTASVPSGSYRTPLIVMLQIKFPNERIFHYFITTIYALMT, from the coding sequence ATGAAGAGATATATAATAAAATTTAAGACAAGCAGTACTGACAAAAATAAATTAATATCAAAATATGATGAAGATTTTAAACATCAGTTTAATAATTTTAATGCAGCCACAGCTGAAATGACACCACAGGATATATCAAAACTAAAACAAGATTCCGCTGTAGATTATGTGGAAGAAGATTACATAGTAAAAATGTCAACAGTTTCTTCAGTTAAATCCTCCACTTCAGTTACTAACTGGGGTATTGATGATATAAATGCATCCCAGGCATGGGCATCTGGACTAACAGGTGAAGATATAAAAATTGCAATTATAGATAGTGGAATAGCATCACATTCAAATCTAACCATTGCAGGTGGTAAAAATGTTATAAGTGATTCCTCCTCAACATCTTACACTGATGAAAATGGACATGGTACACATGTGGCAGGCATTATAGCAGCCCAAGGATTAAACGGAGGGGTTAAGGGAGTAGCTCCAGATGCTTCTATATATGCTGTAAAAGCCTTGGATTCTGATGGTGAAGGATATACTTCAGATATAATATCTGGAATAGATTGGGCAATACAAAATGATATGGACATAATATCAATGAGTCTTGGCTCCGATGAATCTTCTACTGCATTAAAAAATGCTATAGACACAGCCTATAATGATGGAATACTAATTGTAGCAGCTGCCGGTAATGATGGTAATACCAGAGGTACTGGAACAAACATTGAATACCCGGCTAATTATTCTTCTGTTATTGCAGTTGGAGCAGTAAATTCTAACAATACCAGGGCTAGTTTTTCCTCTACGGGAAGCAAACTTGAAGTAAGTGCACCAGGTGTTGATATAGTAAGTACCTATTTAAATAATGGCTATGAAAAAATGAGTGGTACATCAATGTCAACTCCTTTTGTAACTGGAGACTTAGCACTATTAAAACAGAAATATCCAAGTTACACTAATGTACAATTGAGGCAACTACTGGACAGCAATATAATAGATCCGGGAATATCAGGTAAAGACTCTCTATATGGTTATGGTTTAATAACAGCTCCAACCAGCACAACTACTACAACAATATCAACTCCGACAGCAAGTATAGCAGCTGGAACTTATACTTCAAGTCAAACTGTTTCGCTAAGTGATACCACCAGTGGGGTTTCCATATACTACACATTAGATGGAACTACACCTACAAAAATACCTAAACCTACAGCTTCTGTACCATCTGGTTCATATAGAACTCCTTTAATAGTTATGCTTCAAATCAAGTTTCCAAATGAGAGAATCTTTCACTATTTCATTACTACAATTTATGCACTTATGACCTAA
- a CDS encoding uroporphyrinogen decarboxylase family protein encodes MNLHIDSICKGERMEQIPVPVLNETGIYFGDAHLKKECMAVVSEKIKEFDKKCICHVPFSVTVEAEAFGARVRLDEYSNGILIDGFKYTKIEELSELYEFDLDKGRIKEVLDCIEILNTMGNIVALNVEAPFTILTLLIDNLTIYRGLNRQSDIIYNALLTIQNSIRKYIIRALEKGARIISYADPSGDIDIIGPEIYKKFSGYMSYGLINSLEDYMDNSIIHLCARTSLAFEKSGFCRSTPMKIKKGITYGEAICSVLDKKNIKVLGHKCINCSNEIVKDSLIWKLDLKHNY; translated from the coding sequence ATGAATTTACATATTGACTCCATATGTAAGGGGGAAAGAATGGAGCAGATTCCCGTACCAGTTTTAAATGAAACAGGTATATATTTTGGAGATGCACATTTAAAAAAAGAATGTATGGCTGTTGTTTCTGAGAAAATAAAAGAGTTTGATAAGAAATGTATCTGCCATGTGCCTTTTTCTGTGACTGTAGAAGCAGAAGCTTTTGGTGCTAGAGTAAGATTAGATGAATATAGCAATGGTATTCTAATAGATGGCTTTAAATATACTAAAATTGAAGAACTTTCAGAACTCTATGAATTTGATCTCGATAAAGGCAGGATAAAAGAGGTATTAGATTGTATTGAAATATTAAATACAATGGGAAATATTGTAGCACTTAATGTAGAAGCACCTTTTACCATATTAACTTTGTTAATAGATAATTTAACTATTTATAGGGGACTGAACCGACAAAGTGATATTATTTACAATGCACTTTTAACTATACAAAATAGTATTAGAAAATATATTATTAGAGCCTTGGAAAAAGGTGCCAGAATAATATCTTATGCAGATCCCAGTGGTGATATTGATATTATAGGTCCTGAAATTTATAAAAAATTCAGTGGTTATATGTCCTATGGACTTATAAATAGTTTAGAGGATTATATGGATAATTCTATAATACATCTTTGTGCAAGAACTTCTCTAGCCTTTGAAAAATCAGGTTTTTGCAGGTCAACCCCCATGAAAATTAAAAAAGGCATTACATATGGAGAAGCTATTTGTAGTGTATTAGATAAAAAAAATATCAAGGTCTTAGGTCATAAGTGCATAAATTGTAGTAATGAAATAGTGAAAGATTCTCTCATTTGGAAACTTGATTTGAAGCATAACTATTAA
- a CDS encoding ASKHA domain-containing protein, with the protein MQVNVIFQPTGYRGKICSGKTILEACQKFGINLESPCGGNGTCGKCKVKLEKILCNKESDFSNSSISPITEKEREILTKEEQLQNFRLACCTKITEDMVIFVPEKSEKGKQRILETSGSKLFHLNPGVKKYYIELKSPTLEDCRDDFTRVKDALLHKYRNLEKHISMDYKVMQTLSSLLRKEKYKITVTLWMDKEIISVEPGFNENIYGVAMDVGTTTIAAALCDLSSGEVITQTSSLNPQIIYGEDILSRISHCSINKNGLEEMHSLIIKEINKLLEELAASINRNVNQIYDMVIVFNTAMHHIALNINPEYLGQSPFTPVISQGLNIKARELDINICKGAYMYSLPIEGGFVGSDNVSVLISQEIHKQDKMLMIIDIGTNGEIDFGNREGVFSTSCATGPALEGAQMKYGMRAVTGAIERVKINSLSLEADFKVIGEDKWNNTAEVGGVKGICGSGIIDAVAEMYKNSIIGKDGTFNKKIVCPRIRRDEEGRMEYVLVWRRHTSIGEDISITQKDVRAVQLAKSALYAGAKMLMKKRNVDSVEGVILAGAFGSYINKENALVIGLFPDCDLNNVVVVGNAAGEGAKIALLSTDKRTEAEEVAKDVQFMECAAEKDFEMEFYNAMNFPHSEDEFPHIKHILDSISK; encoded by the coding sequence ATGCAGGTAAATGTTATTTTTCAACCTACAGGTTATAGGGGAAAAATATGTTCAGGAAAAACTATTTTAGAGGCCTGTCAAAAATTTGGTATTAATTTGGAATCTCCCTGTGGGGGGAATGGAACTTGTGGAAAATGCAAAGTTAAATTAGAGAAAATATTATGCAATAAGGAGAGTGATTTCAGTAACAGCAGTATTTCACCAATTACAGAAAAAGAGAGAGAAATATTGACAAAAGAGGAGCAATTGCAGAATTTTAGATTAGCTTGTTGTACTAAAATAACCGAAGACATGGTAATTTTTGTGCCTGAGAAAAGTGAGAAGGGAAAGCAAAGAATCCTTGAAACTTCAGGGTCAAAATTATTTCATTTAAATCCCGGGGTAAAAAAATATTACATAGAATTAAAAAGTCCCACACTGGAGGACTGTAGAGATGATTTTACCCGGGTTAAAGATGCATTGTTACATAAATATAGAAATCTAGAAAAACATATTTCTATGGATTATAAAGTAATGCAAACTTTGTCTTCATTATTGAGGAAAGAAAAGTATAAGATAACTGTGACATTATGGATGGATAAGGAAATTATATCTGTAGAACCCGGATTCAATGAGAATATATATGGAGTTGCCATGGACGTAGGTACCACAACTATTGCAGCTGCTTTATGTGATTTATCCAGTGGTGAAGTAATAACACAGACCTCAAGTTTAAATCCACAGATTATATATGGAGAGGATATACTATCTAGAATTTCCCATTGCAGTATAAATAAAAACGGACTTGAGGAGATGCATAGTTTAATTATTAAAGAGATAAATAAACTATTAGAGGAATTGGCTGCTTCAATAAATAGGAATGTGAATCAAATTTATGACATGGTAATAGTATTTAATACTGCTATGCATCATATAGCTTTAAATATAAATCCTGAATATCTCGGACAATCTCCTTTCACACCTGTCATATCCCAGGGACTAAATATTAAAGCAAGGGAATTAGATATAAATATATGTAAAGGGGCCTATATGTACAGTCTTCCTATTGAAGGAGGCTTTGTAGGTTCAGATAATGTTTCTGTATTAATTTCTCAGGAAATCCATAAACAAGATAAAATGCTTATGATAATTGATATTGGAACAAATGGTGAAATAGATTTTGGAAATAGAGAAGGGGTGTTTTCTACTTCCTGTGCAACTGGCCCTGCACTTGAGGGAGCACAGATGAAGTACGGCATGAGGGCAGTTACTGGAGCTATTGAAAGAGTAAAAATAAATTCTCTATCTCTAGAAGCTGATTTTAAGGTGATTGGAGAAGATAAGTGGAATAATACAGCTGAAGTGGGAGGGGTAAAAGGAATATGCGGTTCGGGCATAATAGATGCTGTGGCGGAGATGTATAAAAACAGCATAATTGGGAAGGATGGAACCTTTAATAAAAAAATAGTGTGTCCCAGAATACGTAGAGATGAAGAAGGAAGAATGGAGTATGTATTGGTGTGGAGACGTCATACGTCTATAGGAGAGGATATTTCTATAACACAAAAAGATGTAAGAGCCGTACAACTTGCAAAATCAGCATTATATGCAGGGGCAAAAATGCTTATGAAAAAAAGAAATGTGGACTCTGTAGAAGGGGTTATATTGGCAGGTGCCTTTGGGAGTTATATTAATAAAGAAAATGCCCTTGTTATAGGGCTGTTTCCAGATTGTGATTTAAATAATGTAGTAGTTGTAGGAAATGCTGCAGGTGAAGGAGCTAAAATAGCTCTTTTAAGTACAGACAAAAGAACTGAAGCTGAGGAAGTGGCTAAAGATGTACAGTTTATGGAGTGTGCAGCAGAAAAGGACTTTGAAATGGAGTTTTATAATGCTATGAATTTTCCACACAGTGAGGATGAATTTCCACATATCAAGCATATTCTTGATAGTATTTCAAAATGA
- a CDS encoding kinase, giving the protein MKATASYPGSIGEMIQGNFKGKDVLISCPVNFFTRVTLFESNCPVFKYNYPKSMQFMKNALKRWNYDVYEKNMDMVITSQIPKGKGFASSTADLCATYYALLDLFNRSFNERELIDCCIEVEPTDSIIFHTMTIFDYKRGNFKESIGEYFKFYLIVFEGNRRVDTIEFNRGVTKPSNYVDDLIKIFKNGLKRKDLKDMALASTESILRNESRLKYSILPEIINIKDFTGGLGIIGAHTGDCLAIIYENSQTVDKAIKNIEGILNYKIYKLETIGKEELVQEIGSEYPG; this is encoded by the coding sequence ATGAAGGCCACTGCCAGTTATCCAGGCAGCATAGGTGAAATGATACAGGGAAATTTTAAAGGGAAAGATGTATTAATATCCTGTCCTGTAAATTTTTTTACCAGAGTAACTTTATTTGAAAGTAATTGTCCAGTATTTAAATATAATTATCCAAAAAGCATGCAGTTTATGAAAAATGCTTTAAAAAGATGGAATTATGACGTTTATGAAAAAAATATGGATATGGTTATAACTTCTCAAATTCCAAAGGGAAAGGGATTTGCAAGTAGTACTGCAGATCTTTGTGCCACTTACTATGCACTTTTAGATCTTTTCAACAGATCATTCAATGAAAGGGAATTAATAGACTGTTGTATTGAGGTGGAACCTACAGACAGTATAATATTTCATACCATGACTATATTTGACTATAAAAGAGGGAATTTTAAAGAAAGCATAGGAGAATATTTTAAATTTTACCTTATAGTATTTGAAGGAAATAGAAGAGTGGATACTATAGAGTTTAACAGGGGGGTAACTAAACCTTCAAACTATGTAGATGATTTGATAAAAATATTTAAAAATGGACTAAAAAGGAAGGATTTAAAAGATATGGCTTTGGCGTCTACAGAGAGCATATTGAGAAATGAAAGTAGGCTTAAATATAGTATATTACCTGAGATTATAAACATTAAAGATTTCACAGGGGGACTTGGTATTATAGGTGCCCATACGGGAGATTGTCTTGCCATAATCTATGAAAACTCACAAACTGTGGATAAGGCCATAAAAAATATCGAAGGCATTTTAAATTACAAGATATATAAACTTGAAACCATTGGTAAAGAGGAGCTTGTTCAGGAGATCGGTAGTGAGTATCCGGGATAA